The region CGCACCTTGGAACACCATCGAAATGTCAGACCAACGGTGCGATCTGACCTCGGCCGGAGTCATCTTCAACATATCCTCGCCATTGAGAACGATCTCGCCTCCTTTGAAGGTGGCGTTCTCGGCCTGCAGTTGCAAGAGTGCCATGGCCATTGACGTCTTCCCGCATCCAGACTCGCCAACCAGCCCGAACGATTCTCCTGATTTGAGTGAGAACGAAACGTTCTCGATCGCGGAAACATCACCCTTTTCGGTGCGGTAGTGCATGACGACATTACGCACGTCAAGGATCGGGGCGTCGCTCGGTACTTCTTTGGATACGGTCACGTCAACCCTTCCTAGCGATTCCGCAGGCGCGGATTGATGATTTCATCCATACCCCGACCGGCGAGATAGAACGCTCCCGCCAGCAAGGTGACCGCCAGTCCAGCAGGAACTATGAGCCACCACGTTGCCGGGTTGAGCAAGTATCCGGCCGACTGGGTCTTATTGATCATGAGCCCCCAACTCATCTGGATGTTGAGAAGTCCGAGAAACGACAGGACCGCCTCTGAAGAGATGGCTCCGGTCACGGAAAACATCACATACAGAAACGACAGCGGCATCACGTTGGGGATCAAGTGAGCTGTCACGATCCGCCAGTTGTTACCACCGGCCACCCTGGCCGCATCAATGAAGGGTTTCACCTTGACAGATAGTGCCTGGGATTTGAGCACGATGGCCGTGCCTCCAAACCCACCCAATAGGCCAAGGAATATGGCGAGATGCCAGAGCTTGAACCGGCCGAAGCTGCTTGCGACGATCAAAACCGCCAAAATCGGCAGCATGAGCAGCAGATCGGCAAAGCGCATGAAGAAGGAATCCACCCACCCGCCAAAATAGGCGGATACCGATCCGACCGTGGTGGCGATGAACACCGTTACAAAGGCTGCCAGCAATCCCAGCCCGAACGCCGCCCTGGCACCGTACATCAGCTGCGACAAGATGTCA is a window of Acidimicrobiia bacterium DNA encoding:
- a CDS encoding ABC transporter permease — protein: MDTKQVPESLQRIEVQIPDRPLWRIRAGLMWESFKSNWKLFKRNGVGLVGLVIIILFAILGLAQPILFATGVWDAKVYDVRTGNDTRVRIAELTVVANVDEVVDPTSQIDRRRLIAEGQNVQVGDVIQRELTHPWPPDRNHLLGTDPNGSDILSQLMYGARAAFGLGLLAAFVTVFIATTVGSVSAYFGGWVDSFFMRFADLLLMLPILAVLIVASSFGRFKLWHLAIFLGLLGGFGGTAIVLKSQALSVKVKPFIDAARVAGGNNWRIVTAHLIPNVMPLSFLYVMFSVTGAISSEAVLSFLGLLNIQMSWGLMINKTQSAGYLLNPATWWLIVPAGLAVTLLAGAFYLAGRGMDEIINPRLRNR